In Hippoglossus hippoglossus isolate fHipHip1 chromosome 24, fHipHip1.pri, whole genome shotgun sequence, a single genomic region encodes these proteins:
- the brox gene encoding BRO1 domain-containing protein BROX encodes MAHWFHRNPLKATAPVSFNFYGVAGSPSANKICNDLRTTRARLLEMFTDVTCNPEIMKNATDAYFSLLQGFILSLDGTTQENKMRFIQNFKWTDTLQGNTPSAQQDAVFEMVSMAFNVAVWYTKFASRLAGKENITEPEAKDVHRSLKVSAGMFKNLKEVHIPRLITPAEKGRDLEPRVMDAYIIQCQAEAQEVTIARAIELKHNATLIAALAFETANFYQKADHTLNTLEPECSSKWRKYFQLKWHFYMAYAYCYHGQTLLASDKCGEAIRSLQEAEKCYSRAEALCKEYRHTKGPGTTAKPSEQLFFLKLGGLIKNTLEKCQRENGFIYFHKVPAEAPLLELKASYGLAEPVTFELPPLSELCTPEVYATFDLTKGAKNGKAKPKEEEVKPVKEPDLKPQTDTGCVVS; translated from the exons ATGGCACATTGGTTTCACAGAAACCCACTGAAGGCAACAGCGCCGGTGTCCTTTAATTTTTATGGTGTGGCAGGGAGCCCCTCTGCCAATAAGATATGCAA TGACCTGAGGACAACCAGGGCGAGACTGCTGGAGATGTTCACTGATGTCACCTGCAACCCAGAGATCATGAAAAACGCCACGGATGCATACTTCTCCCTCTTACAAG GCTTCATCTTATCCTTGGATGGAACTACACAGGAGAACAAGATGAGGTTCATCCAGAACTTCAAGTGGACTGACACCTTACAAGGAAACACACCAAG TGCCCAGCAGGATGCAGTGTTTGAAATGGTCTCCATGGCCTTCAATGTAGCCGTCTGGTACACCAAGTTTGCCTCACGACTAGCAGGCAAAGAAAA CATAACAGAGCCTGAGGCAAAAGACGTTCACCGGAGCTTGAAGGTTTCTGCTGGAATGTTCAAAAACCTCAAG GAGGTTCACATCCCTCGCCTCATCACCCCGGCTGAAAAGGGCAGAGACCTGGAGCCCCGAGTGATGGATGCATACATCATCCAGTGCCAAGCAGAAGCACAAGAAG TGACAATTGCCAGGGCGATTGAACTGAAGCACAACGCCACTCTCATCGCAGCGCTGGCATTTGAAACAGCAAACTTCTATCAAAAAGCCG accacacactgaacacattgGAGCCAGAGTGCAGCAGCAAGTGGAGGAAGTATTTTCAGCTGAAGTGGCACTTTTACATGGCTTAT GCATACTGCTATCATGGCCAGACACTGCTGGCAAGTGACAAGTGTGGTGAGGCCATAAGATCTCTCCAGGAAGCAGAAAAGT GTTACTCCCGTGCTGAGGCGCTGTGTAAAGAGTATCGTCACACCAAAGGCCCGGGCACCACAGCCAAACCATCAGAGCAACTGTTCTTCCTCAAACTGGGCGgcctcattaaaaacacactggagAAGTGCCAGAGGGAAAATGGATTTAT ATACTTCCATAAGGTCCCAGCTGAGGCCCCCCTGCTGGAGCTGAAGGCGAGTTACGGCCTGGCTGAGCCGGTCACATTTGAGCTGCCGCCTCTCAGCGAGCTGTGCACTCCTGAGGTTTACGCCACCTTCGACCTGACTAAAGGAGCCAAAAATGGAAAG GCAAAAcccaaggaggaggaggtgaaaccaGTGAAGGAGCCAGATTTGAAGCCTCAGACGGACACAGGCTGTGTCGTCTCCTAa
- the LOC117758443 gene encoding alpha-1,6-mannosyl-glycoprotein 2-beta-N-acetylglucosaminyltransferase: MRSRLFRRNLLPLLLLFFVVLSVMVLLLLYGNDESGTDHVAQGNEEGNEEEKVKFNFGSLSDLSQSVYNANYKQYIQNSDRFVGEPRLVLVVQVHNRPEYLKLLIKSLKEIKETHSFLLIFSHDYFTEEINTIVQGITFCRVLQIYFPFSTQLYPNEFPGQDPRDCPRDMSKDNAVKTGCLNAQHPDSYGHYREALITQTKHHWWWKMHFVWERVQVMQGYSGFVVFLEEDNYILPDFFHFYKSMVKFSKNSCPDCDMLALGNHNGVTDFVKLSNKVLTTGWMSTKHNIGMALSREVYYKLMGCSHEFCTYDDYNWDWTLQHLSGTCIPKPLKVLVAQGSRVLHTGDCGLHQKDECRPELASQRAEEGLQSAKHALFPSSLVLNGAEAVEHKAHMKNGGWGDTRDHILCNNYAKRL, translated from the coding sequence ATGAGGTCTCGACTGTTCAGGAGGaacctgctgccactgctgctcctcttcttcgtaGTTCTGTCTGTGATGGTTTTATTATTACTCTACGGCAATGATGAAAGTGGAACCGATCACGTGGCTCAGGGAAATGAGGAgggaaatgaggaggaaaaggtGAAGTTTAACTTTGGTTCTCTGTCAGACTTGTCTCAGTCCGTTTACAACGCAAACTACAAGCAGTATATTCAGAATTCGGACAGGTTTGTTGGGGAGCCTcggctggtgctggtggtgcagGTCCACAACAGGCCTGAATACCTCAAGCTGCTCATCAAGTCGCTGAAGGAAATCAAAGAGACTCACAGCTTCCTTTTGATCTTCAGTCATGACTAttttacagaggaaataaatacGATCGTGCAGGGGATAACTTTCTGCAGGGTACTGCAAATTTATTTCCCTTTCAGCACTCAGCTGTATCCCAATGAGTTTCCCGGGCAGGATCCACGAGACTGCCCCCGAGACATGTCCAAGGACAACGCTGTGAAAACAGGATGCCTCAACGCACAACACCCTGACTCCTATGGGCACTACAGGGAAGCCCTCATCACTCAAACCAAACACCACTGGTGGTGGAAAATGCACTTTGTGTGGGAGCGAGTGCAGGTGATGCAGGGCTACAGTGGGTTTGTAGTGTTTCTGGAGGAGGACAACTACATCTTACCTGACTTTTTCCACTTCTATAAGTCAATGGTAAAGTTCAGCAAGAACAGCTGCCCGGACTGTGACATGCTGGCTCTGGGTAACCACAATGGCGTGACTGATTTTGTTAAACTGTCCAATAAGGTTTTGACCACTGGGTGGATGTCCACGAAACACAACATCGGTATGGCCCTCTCCAGGGAGGTGTACTACAAACTGATGGGCTGCAGCCACGAGTTCTGCACCTATGACGACTACAACTGGGACTGGACTTTGCAGCACTTGTCAGGAACATGCATACCAAAGCCCCTCAAAGTGCTTGTAGCGCAGGGCTCCCGGGTTCTTCACACAGGAGACTGTGGCCTTCACCAGAAGGACGAGTGCAGGCCAGAATTGGCTTCACAGAGGGCAGAGGAGGGGCTTCAGAGTGCCAAGCATGCCTTATTTCCTTCATCTCTTGTCCTTAATGGTGCAGAAGCAGTAGAGCACAAGGCACACATGAAGAATGGAGGATGGGGAGACACCCGTGACCATATTCTATGCAATAACTATGCCAAGCGACTTTGA
- the LOC117758450 gene encoding protein FAM177A1 — MNNSLQQEVIATQETEFAGSTQSKQKMIIHFTSGETMEVQDSVEEEEQPSNSPPFREPTDRNWFSFKNVAILVGRISLHACDFLGERLASALGLNAPKYQSLIDQYQHDHKEPSSQASGGLKQGQGEMTRFSQMDGSQYGATGHISRPADLQGSHDEKHMSSKDGYHNRSYQANEDYLK, encoded by the exons ATGAACAACAGCCTCCAGCAGGAA GTTATAGCCACCCAGGAAACAGAGTTTGCCGGTTCAACCCAGAGCAAACAGAAGATGATCATCCACTTCACCAGCGGTGAAACCATGGAGGTACAAGACAgtgttgaggaagaggagcagcccTCAAACAGCCCTCCGTTCAGAGAACCCACGGACAGG AATTGGTTCTCATTCAAGAATGTGGCCATTCTAGTTGGGAGGATTTCACTGCATG CTTGTGATTTCCTTGGAGAGAGACTAGCCAGTGCACTTGGACTGAATGCACCCAAATACCAGTCTCTTATAGATCAATATCAGCATGATCACAAG GAACCGAGCAGCCAGGCCTCCGGCGGCCTCAAGCAGGGACAAGGAGAGATGACTCGCTTCTCTCAAATGGATGGGAGTCAATACGGAGCTACAGGACACATAAGTAGGCCGGCTGATCTCCAGGGGAGCCATGATGAGAAACACATGAGCAGCAAAGATGGATACCACAACAGAAGCTATCAGGCAAATGAGgattatttgaaataa